The Rhinatrema bivittatum chromosome 4, aRhiBiv1.1, whole genome shotgun sequence genome window below encodes:
- the NPTX1 gene encoding neuronal pentraxin-1, which translates to MAPGVSWRGALLSLCFLTAAAAQTRFICTSVPVDVDMCAASSAQGGGPPEDAQATLLQLRETVLQQKETILSQKEAIRELTGKLGRCESQSWPEPAPGGPRAAAGAEHRKETAASKSGAGELSKVPAAETLSQLGQTLQSLKTRLENLEQYSRGNSSVQTSNLKELLQNKIDDLEKQVLSRVNSLEEGKNPKNESEQRSKIESTLTSLHQRITDLEKGQKDNKASDKFQLAFPLRTNYLYAKVKKSLPEMYALTVCMWLKSNASPGVGTPFSYAVPGQANELVLIEWSNNPMEILINDKVAKLPFVINDGKWHHICISWTTRDGVWEAYQDGMLRGNGENLAPYHPIKPQGVLVLGQEQDTLGGGFDATQAFVGELAHFNIWDRKLTPGEVYSLATCSSKALTGNVIAWSESSIDIYGGATKWTFEACRQIN; encoded by the exons ATGGCCCCGGGAGTCTCGTGGCGGGGCGCGCTGCTCTCGCTCTGCTTCCTGACGGCGGCTGCCGCCCAGACCCGCTTCATCTGCACCTCGGTGCCGGTGGACGTGGACATGTGCGCCGCCTCCTCCGCGCAGGGCGGCGGCCCGCCCGAGGACGCCCAGGCGACCTTGCTGCAGCTGCGGGAGACGGTGCTGCAGCAGAAGGAGACCATCCTGAGCCAGAAGGAGGCCATCCGCGAGCTGACCGGCAAGCTGGGCCGCTGCGAGAGCCAGAGCTGGCCGGAGCCGGCCCCCGGCGGGCCGAGAGCCGCGGCGGGGGCCGAGCACAGGAAGGAGACGGCGGCGTCCAAGAGCGGCGCCGGGGAGCTGTCCAAGGTGCCCGCGGCGGAGACCCTGAGCCAGCTGGGGCAAACGCTGCAGtccctgaaaaccaggctggaaAACCTGGAG CAGTACAGCAGGGGTAACTCCTCCGTCCAGACGAGCAATCTGAAAGAGCTGCTGCAGAACAAAATCGATGACTTGGAGAAGCAAGTCCTGTCCAGGGTGAACAGCCTGGAAGAGGGGAAAAATCCGAAGAACGAGTCGGAGCAAAGGAGCAAAATAGAGAGCACCTTAACctctctccaccagaggatcacGGACCTGGAGAAAG GGCAAAAAGACAACAAAGCCTCTGATAAGTTCCAGTTAGCCTTTCCCTTGAGGACAAACTACCTGTATGCCAAGGTGAAGAAGAGCTTGCCGGAGATGTATGCCCTTACGGTCTGTATGTGGCTCAAGTCTAATGCCTCCCCCGGGGTGGGAACCCCTTTCTCCTACGCAGTGCCGGGCCAGGCTAATGAGCTGGTACTCATTGAATGGAGTAACAACCCAATGGAGATACTTATCAATGATAAG GTCGCTAAATTACCCTTTGTAATTAATGACGGTAAATGGCATCACATCTGCATCTCTTGGACAACCAGGGATGGAGTGTGGGAGGCCTATCAGGACGGCATGCTGAGAGGGAATGGGGAGAACCTGGCACCTTATCATCCTATCAAACCCCAAGGTGTCCTTGTCCTGGGCCAGGAGCAG GACACTCTGGGAGGTGGATTTGATGCTACTCAAGCTTTTGTTGGTGAACTTGCCCATTTCAACATCTGGGACAGGAAGCTCACCCCAGGGGAGGTCTACAGCCTAGCCACCTGCAGCAGTAAGGCTCTGACCGGAAATGTCATAGCCTGGTCTGAGAGCAGCATTGATATATACGGGGGGGCCACCAAGTGGACATTTGAAGCCTGCCGTCAGATCAACTAA
- the LOC115090289 gene encoding uncharacterized protein LOC115090289: MQERPVLVDESSMEASISPGELSLSPPTLRSPQAISSTLPSETAMEPARLQSSLGTLEGAAVSTELRGETSRQGDNTASSLQLKDIQKVQATTVQDCIVLNRKTEFLENRVRRLNLRLLNFPKVMGEQPRVTLRRYLIEVLHISSEDIPAFNKVYFLPFSQSREDRNYNQLDMGNLTDFFESSTTDIMERATLLISFIYENDMGLIMRNYFQNMGTQFMGQFVEIFPDLVKATQERRRGFLALRQETRLLGANYQLRYPCRCVVKFNNNTYIFLIPKHLKMWLNFQNRLMNVSSPIVSPIT, encoded by the coding sequence ATGCAGGAGAGGCCAGTCCTCGTTGACGAGAGCAGTATGGAGGCCTCCATCTCGCCTGGGGAGCTTTCACTGAGCCCTCCCACACTAAGATCTCCGCAAGCGATCTCATCAACTCTACCATCGGAAACTGCAATGGAACCCGCGAGATTGCAGAGCTCGTTGGGAACCTTGGAGGGAGCAGCAGTGAGTACGGAGTTGAGAGGCGAGACATCAAGGCAAGGAGACAACACAGCTTCGAGTTTGCAACTTAAAGATATCCAGAAAGTACAAGCTACTACAGTACAAGATTGCATTGTTCTAAATAGAAAAACTGAGTTTCTGGAAAACCGTGTCAGACGATTAAACCTAAGACTGTTAAATTTCCCTAAGGTAATGGGAGAGCAACCTAGGGTGACTCTGCGTAGATACCTGATCGAGGTATTACATATTTCTTCTGAGGATATTCCTGCCTTTAACAAGgtatattttttacctttttctcaATCAAGGGAAGATAGAAACTACAACCAGCTTGATATGGGgaatttaacagatttttttgAATCATCGACCACAGATATCATGGAAAGAGCCACTTTGTTAATTTCTTTTATCTATGAAAATGATATGGGTCTAATCATGAGAAATTATTTCCAGAACATGGGCACCCAATTTATGGGCCAATTCGTAGAGATCTTTCCAGATCTGGTGAAAGCTACgcaagagagaaggagggggtttCTAGCCTTACGGCAAGAAACAAGATTGTTGGGTGCAAATTATCAGCTGAGGTACCCATGTAGATGCGTTGTGAAATTTAATAataatacatatatttttctGATCCCCAAACATCTCAAAATGTGGCTTAACTTCCAGAATAGGTTGATGAATGTATCATCACCTATAGTTAGTCCAATAACTTAG